From Nicotiana tabacum cultivar K326 chromosome 22, ASM71507v2, whole genome shotgun sequence, one genomic window encodes:
- the LOC107775952 gene encoding aquaporin NIP2-1: MESERGNSTENKKPNELVSVENPKSNLSFRYILIFFQEHYPPGFLKKVIAEVIATYLLVFVTCGAAAISASDEHKVSRLGASVAGGLIVTVMIYAVGHISGAHMNPAVTFAFAAVRHFPWRQVPPYAAAQLTGATSAAFTLRVLLHPIKHVGTTTPSGSDIQALIMEIVVTFSMMFITSAVATDTKAIGELAGMAVGSAVCITSILAGPVSGGSMNPARTIGPAMASNDYRGIWVYIIGPVCGTLLGAWSYNFIRVTDKPVHAIAPGQSFSFKLRRMKSNDEEQGV; this comes from the exons ATGGAGAGTGAACGAGGAAACTCTACAGAAAACAAAAAACCAAATGAATTGGTGTCCGTCGAAAATCCAAAGTCCAACTTGTCCTTCCGTTACATATTGATATTTTTTCAAGAACATTACCCACCTGGGTTTCTCAAGAAG GTGATAGCGGAGGTAATTGCGACGTATCTATTGGTGTTTGTGACATGTGGTGCAGCTGCAATTAGTGCGAGCGACGAACACAAAGTGTCGAGACTTGGAGCCTCCGTTGCGGGTGGACTCATTGTGACAGTCATGATATATGCTGTTGGACATATCTCTGGTGCGCATATGAATCCTGCTGTTACCTTTGCTTTTGCCGCCGTTAGACATTTCCCATGGAGACAG GTACCACCGTATGCAGCAGCACAACTTACAGGGGCGACCTCAGCTGCATTCACACTACGGGTATTGCTTCACCCAATAAAACATGTGGGAACTACAACTCCTTCAGGCTCAGACATTCAAGCTTTAATCATGGAAATTGTGGTCACCTTCTCTATGATGTTCATCACCTCTGCAGTCGCCACTGATACCAAAGCT ATCGGCGAGCTGGCAGGCATGGCAGTTGGTTCGGCTGTATGTATTACTTCTATCTTGGCGGG GCCGGTGTCAGGAGGATCAATGAACCCAGCCAGAACCATTGGACCTGCAATGGCTAGCAACGACTACAGAGGAATATGGGTGTATATAATCGGACCTGTTTGTGGAACATTACTTGGAGCATGGTCCTATAATTTCATCAGGGTCACTGACAAACCAGTCCATGCAATAGCACCAGGACAGTCATTCTCGTTTAAACTTCGAAGAATGAAGAGCAATGATGAAGAACAAGGCGTATAA